One part of the Oryzias melastigma strain HK-1 linkage group LG21, ASM292280v2, whole genome shotgun sequence genome encodes these proteins:
- the tsn gene encoding translin produces MSVTEMFSYIQGFLSADQDVREEIRKVVQGLEQTAREILTVLQSVHQPSGFKEIPSKCAKARELFCTVKTQIGDLKTKFPAEQYYRFHEHWRFVLQRLTFLAAFVVYLESENLVTREEVAQILGIEVVREKGFHLDVEDYLAGVLIMASELSRLAVNSVTAGDYNRPLRISNFINDLDSGFRLLNLKNDPLRKRYDGLKYDVKKIEEVVYDLSIRGLAKESESSGDK; encoded by the exons atgtcgGTCACCGAGATGTTCAGCTACATCCAGGGTTTCCTGAGCGCCGACCAGGACGTCCGAGAG gaaattcgTAAGGTGGTTCAGGGTTTGGAGCAGACTGCCAGAGAAATACTGACTGTACTTCAAAGTGTCCACCAACCCTCTGGATTTAAAGAAA TTCCCAGTAAATGCGCAAAGGCCAGGGAATTGTTCTGCACAGTCAAGACACAAATCGGAGACCTCAAAACCAAATTTCCAGCGGAGCAGTATTACAG GTTCCATGAACACTGGCGCTTTGTTCTGCAGCGTCTGACTTTCTTAGCAGCTTTTGTTGTCTACCTGGAAAGTGAAAACCTGGTGACACGGGAGGAAGTGGCTCAGATACTTGGAA TTGAGGTGGTGCGAGAGAAAGGCTTCCACCTGGACGTAGAAGATTACCTGGCAGGTGTGCTGATCATGGCAAGCGAGCTG TCCCGGTTGGCAGTCAACAGCGTCACAGCTGGAGACTACAACCGACCGCTTCGCATCTCAAACTTCATCAACGACCTGGACTCGGGCTTCCGTCTGCTCAACCTGAAGAACGACCCCCTTCGGAAGCGCTACGACGGCCTTAAATACGACGTGAAGAAGATCGAGGAGGTGGTCTACGACTTGTCCATCCGCGGCCTGGCCAAGGAGTCCGAATCAAGCGGAGACAAGTAA